The Pseudanabaena sp. PCC 6802 genomic interval CCTGGACAATGCGATAAATGGCTATATTGACCTCCATCGGCAAATTGAATGACAGTTGAATGCGGCATTTGGGCGCTATACCTGTTGTGCGTTGAAATCCTCGAACCAACGCATCGATCGCTACTTCTAAAGCTTTTCCCTCTAAAGGATCGGCACGCAGGGTGGAGAGCGAGCGCCTTACCTCCTGGAGAGCGGTCGAACCCAGTCGCTTGGCTTCAGCTAGAAAGCTGTGGGCGCGCTCGGGGTTGGTTTTCCCTAATTTCAGAGCAGTTTCTAGTTGAATATTCAATGCTGTGAGGACGTGGCCGAGAGAGTCGTGGATATCTCTGGCAATGCGATTGCGCTCCTGGAGCGTAGCTTGATCTTCAATTCGGAGAGCATAGGCTCTCAGTTGTTCGTTAGCGATCGCCAGGTTCTCTCGGCTCTGACGCTCCGCCAGCAAAGCATTCACCAACAGTAAAACGAAAACCAAACTCAGCAAAAATAAGAGCGTCAGACTAATCTGCAAGATCGATAATATACCTGGTAGATTTCGGATGTTAGGTAGCACTGTATTCTGAAAGCGTTCTCCTAGTCCTACTCCAAACAAACCACAACTGACACAGGCGATCGCCAGTCGTCCTGGCAGCATAAATCTCACGCAGCTTCGCATTGCTAACACGAGACAGAGCAGTGGGAATAGCCTGATCCCGCCGATGAGAATCGCTATCAAAATCAGTCCGCTCTCAATCGCAGTATAGATATAGCTATATCCAATAGGCTTAGGACGGGGTGCAGGGGTAGAATCCCTGTGTGGTGGTGTAACCCCCACACTACCTGTTCTCATAGATCTGCCTGCGACTATAAAAGACTTGCTGGATGCTGCAATGTATCCAGGTGGCACTAACCCCATTAAACTAAATCCAATCGTACT includes:
- a CDS encoding sensor histidine kinase, encoding MRTGSVGVTPPHRDSTPAPRPKPIGYSYIYTAIESGLILIAILIGGIRLFPLLCLVLAMRSCVRFMLPGRLAIACVSCGLFGVGLGERFQNTVLPNIRNLPGILSILQISLTLLFLLSLVFVLLLVNALLAERQSRENLAIANEQLRAYALRIEDQATLQERNRIARDIHDSLGHVLTALNIQLETALKLGKTNPERAHSFLAEAKRLGSTALQEVRRSLSTLRADPLEGKALEVAIDALVRGFQRTTGIAPKCRIQLSFNLPMEVNIAIYRIVQESLTNICKYAIDPESIDPLQVEILLESMPLAICLTIRDNGRGFYADRNRTGFGLQGMRERTLALGGRFNLRSSAGNGCEISVQIPLSPKIG